A genomic stretch from Falco cherrug isolate bFalChe1 chromosome 3, bFalChe1.pri, whole genome shotgun sequence includes:
- the PITHD1 gene encoding PITH domain-containing protein 1, with amino-acid sequence MAHGHGRCCCCGEAAAGGERGAAWGLYLRIDRQRLQCLNERREGSGALVFRAWEERGNRAQFVESDDDEELLFNIPFTGNVKLKGVIVMGEDDGTHPAEMRLFRNIPHMSFDDTAREPEQTFSLNRDPMGELEYPTKIARFSNVYHLSIHFPKNFGAETTKIFYIGLKGEWTEAHRHEVTICNYEASANPADHKLEQITPQTHFIS; translated from the exons ATGGCGCACGGTCACggtcgctgctgctgctgcggggaggcggcggccggcggggagcggggcgcggCCTGGGGCCTCTACCTCCGCATCGACCGGCAGCGGCTGCAGTGCCTCAACGAGCGCCGCGAGGGCAGCGGCGCCCTCGTCTTCCGCGCCTGGGAGGAGCGCGGCAACCGCGCCCAg TTCGTAGAAAGCGACGATGATGAGGAGCTTCTGTTTAACATCCC GTTTACAGGCAACGTGAAATTAAAAGGAGTAATTGTGATGGGTGAAGATGATGGTACACATCCAGCAGAGATGAGACT GTTCAGGAATATTCCTCACATGTCATTTGATGACACAGCCAGGGAACCAGAGCAGACATTCAGCCTAAACCGGGATCCGATGGGCGAGCTGGAGTACCCCACCAA aattgcCCGTTTCTCTAATGTTTACCACCTCTCCATCCACTTTCCGAAGAACTTTGGAGCGGAGACAACCAAGATTTTTTATATAGGCCTGAAAGGGGAGTGGACAGAG GCTCATCGCCACGAAGTCACCATCTGCAATTACGAAGCATCAGCAAACCCAGCTGATCACAAGTTGGAACAAATCACCCCACAGACTCACTTCATCTCCTAA
- the ELOA gene encoding elongin-A, whose amino-acid sequence MALPAAAARPQNGTSRALPVPAMVAAGRGSVRATSVSCPQPRWRPRWRNAVWPAGGEAASAAAASPAVKMAESVLEVVGKLQSRLAGSSEPKKLLKSLKRLSELPITVDILVETGVGKTVNSLRKHELVGDFAKNLVARWKKLVPVSQEADRNNLDSEDRDYERSSASKRHQEPSLREDEEPDQEYSEPFQPSCSQPYSPDHREKKSKRYPRPERAHETYGYSSHEGKGWGRSSPVLSSDQEYSDCGQAVSPEPSESPQDMYTDPYASEEQEEPTVFHRKASKGHSFQEKLGAGQERNPGEFYDKGNTSRSKEHKSSHKKQRLDGRVEDRTSAFSPERLHKTSCKEQLREAPMAGGSKEKQKMSDGTKKEKNREGGTSKKEKLHTMPHLEEPSLDNHVKKQKHRDSEKGKSEKPKVTLETPNTDREKRKAESDSSNRIKEKGISGSLKSSEGKRKVSDVDKKSMGFSSNFGEGEVEDEFEQPTMSFESYLSYDQPQKKKKKAVKPSVSAGEKDRGHSKQNGSKPSSNSSSTSRKSPSHKRTSEKKAEKKLPESPKPKRIILDVVPTLPDIPLPPIQANYRPLPSVESITCTQTKRKALSSPIEESEAGFTGRRLNSKMQVYSGSKTAYLPKMMSLYQQCIRVLSNNIDSIYEVGGVPFSVLEPVLERCTPEQLYRIEECNHVLIEDTDQLWHNHCLRDFKNEKPEEFESWREMYLRLHDAREQRLLMLARNIGSAHANKPKGRVAKMAFVNSAAKPPRDVRRRQEKFGTGGPLLPEKTKIKPVLYTSSKSHARVSEEQSYDGPSTSSAHSVPSSASTFSSYDPRKPPVKKIAPMMAKTIKAFKNRFSRR is encoded by the exons ATGGCGCTGCCCGCCGCTGCTGCCAGGCCCCAAAATGGCACCAGCCGGGCTCTGCCCGTACCCGCCATGGTGGCCGCCGGCCGGGGCAGCGTTCGCGCCACTTCCGTTTCCTGCCCGCAGCCAAGATGGCGGCCACGGTGGAGAAACGCCGTGTGGCCAGCGGGTGGTGAAGCCGCTTCCGCCGCCGCGGCCTCTCCAGCAGTAAAAATGGCGGAGTCGGTGCTGGAAGTTGTGGGCAAGCTGCAGTCGCGGCTGGCGGGCAGCTCGGAGCCCAAGAAG ctgctgaaaagtCTGAAGAGACTGTCTGAGTTGCCCATCACAGTTGACATTCTCGTG GAGACGGGTGTTGGGAAGACTGTGAACAGTTTACGGAAACACGAGCTTGTAGGAGACTTTGCAAAGAACCTCGTAGCCAGGTGGAAGAAGCTAGTGCCTGTGTCCCAAGAGGCAGACAG AAACAACCTGGATTCTGAAGACCGCGACTACGAGAGGAGCAGTGCAAGCAAAAGACATCAAGAACCATCCCTCAGAGAGGATGAGGAACCTGACCAGGAGTATTCAGAACCCTTCCAGCCATCTTGCAGCCAGCCCTATAGCCCAGATCATAGGGAAAAGAAGTCTAAAAGGTATCCTAGGCCTGAGAGAGCCCATGAGACTTATGGCTATAGCAGCCACGAGGGGAAGGGTTGGGGCAGATCTTCCCCAGTGCTCTCTTCAGATCAGGAGTACTCAGACTGTGGACAAGCTGTGTCACCTGAGCCAAGTGAGAGCCCTCAGGATATGTACACAGACCCTTATGCCtctgaggagcaggaggaacCAACAGTATTTCATCGGAAAGCCAGTAAAGGCCACAGCTTTCAGGAGAAGCTGGGAGCAGGCCAGGAGAGGAACCCTGGTGAGTTTTATGACAAAGGGAACACGAGTCGAAGCAAAGAGCACAAGTCTTCTCACAAGAAGCAGCGACTTGATGGCAGAGTGGAGGACAGGACCTCTgccttcagcccagaaagattGCACAAGACCTCTTGTAAAGAGCAGCTCCGAGAAGcccccatggcagggggcagcaaggagaagcagaagatgTCCGATGGTACCAAGAAGGAGAAGAACCGAGAAGGTGGCACCTCCAAAAAGGAGAAGTTGCACACAATGCCGCACTTGGAAGAGCCGTCTTTGGACAACCATGTTAAGAAGCAAAAACATCGGGACTCTGAAAAAGGCAAATCGGAAAAGCCCAAGGTGACCCTGGAGACCCCTAACACAGACCGGGAGAAACGGAAAGCTGAGAGTGACTCGTCAAATAGGATCAAAGAAAAGGGGATTTCTGGGAGCTTAAAGTCTTCGGAGGGGAAGCGCAAAGTCTCAGATGTGGACAAAAAATCGATGGGCTTTTCCTCAaattttggggagggggaagtggAGGATGAATTTGAACAACCTACAATGTCCTTTGAGTCATATCTCAGCTATGACCAgccccagaaaaagaaaaagaaagcagtcaAACCCTCTGTATCAGCTGGGGAGAAAGACCGAGGGCACAGCAAACAGAATGGATCCAAACCCAGTAGCAACAGCTCAAGCACGAGTCGGAAAAGTCCAAGTCACAAGCGAACAAGtgagaaaaaggcagagaagaaactACCAGAGTCTCCTAAACCAAAGAGG ATAATTTTAGATGTGGTACCGACGTTACCAGACATCCCACTGCCCCCGATCCAGGCCAATTACCGCCCTCTTCCTTCAGTGGAGTCCATTACCTGCACCCAGACAAAAAGGAAAG CACTGTCCTCGCCAATTGAAGAGAGTGAAGCAGGTTTTACAGGCCGCCGTTTGAATTCAAAGATGCAGGTGTATTCAGGCTCTAAAACTGCCTACCTCCCAAAGATGATGTCTCTGTATCAGCAATGTATCAGAGTCCTCAGTAACAACATTGACT CAATCTATGAAGTGGGTGGTGTCCCCTTCTCAGTGCTGGAGCCAGTATTGGAGAGATGCACCCCGGAGCAACTGTACCGCATTGAGGAATGTAATCAT GTCCTCATTGAGGATACGGATCAACTGTGGCACAATCACTGTCTCCGAGACTTCAAGAATGAGAAGCCAGAAGAGTTTGAGTCCTGGCGGGAGATGTACCTTCGACTTCACGATGCGCGAGAGCAGCGGCTGCTCATGTTAGCGCGGAACATCGGCTCAGCTCATGCCAACAAACCCAAAG GTAGAGTGGCCAAAATGGCGTTTGTGAACTCTGCAGCAAAGCCCCCTCGGGATGTACGAAGGAGACAAGAGAAGTTTGGAACTGGAGGACCTCTTCTGCCAGAGAAGACCAA AATAAAACCAGTCCTGTACACATCTAGCAAAAGCCACGCTCGTGTGAGTGAGGAGCAGTCCTATGATGGgcccagcaccagcagtgcTCATTCTGTTCCATCTTCAGCTAGCACCTTCTCCTCCTATGACCCCAGGAAACCACCAGTGAAGA AAATTGCACCCATGATGGCAAAGACTATCAAAGCTTTCAAAAACAGATTCTCTCGGAGATAA
- the LOC102054308 gene encoding kelch-like protein 31 — MAPKKKTPKKPKVDKEDASITPVMVEDSLLDVEHLNHLNGLYDSGSNGFHCTATEVEAPDHGASLLEGMNQMRQKQFLCDLTIATKTKSFEVHKLVLASCSEYFHRLLQRDPQLRQVELHDISPLGLTTIITYAYTGKLSLSLYTIGSTIAAATQLQVPTLLNMCSDFLIREMAVENCVYIANISATYSLNQVKDATRKFIRENFLEFSKTDQFMKLPFDQINELLMDDGLQIPSEVAAFQIAVKWLEFDPKRVRYAADLLSNIRFGTISAPDLVNHVQPVPRMMQDPQCHKLLVDAMNYHLLPHQQNSLQSRRTRIRGGQRVLVTVGGRPALTEKALSRDISYRDAEGNWNKLTEMPAKSFNQCVVVMDGFIYIAGGEDQNDARNQAKHAVSSLNRYDPRFNTWLHLASMQHRRTHFSLNACEGLLYAVGGRNAEGALASVECYVPTTNSWQSKASLETPRCCHATTVIDGKLLVTGGYISHAYSRTVCCYEPSSDTWREQARLSTPRGWHCAATVANRAYVLGGSQLGPQGERVDVMSVECYSPLTGQWSYMAPLPTGVSTAGVALLEGRLCLVGGWNESGKRYQKCVQCYNPDLNEWVEDEDLPEATVGVSCCIITLPRPLSSRSRASSVASAAAST; from the exons ATGGCACCCAAAAAGAAAACTCCCAAGAAGCCCAAGGTGGATAAAGAGGATGCATCCATCACCCCAGTGATGGTGGAAGATTCTTTGCTAGATGTTGAACACCTCAATCACTTGAATGGATTGTATGACAGCGGCTCTAACGGCTTCCACTGCACGGCCACGGAAGTTGAAGCGCCAGACCATGGAGCCAGCCTTTTGGAGGGGATGAACCAGATGCGCCAGAAGCAGTTCCTCTGCGATCTCACCATTGCCACGAAAACAAAGTCTTTTGAGGTGCATAAGCTCGTCCTGGCTTCCTGCAGCGAGTACTTCCACCGCCTGCTGCAGAGGGACCCTCAGCTGCGCCAGGTGGAGCTCCACGACATCTCACCACTGGGCCTGACCACCATCATCACCTATGCCTACACGGGGAAGCTGAGCCTCTCACTGTACACCATCGGCAGCACCATCGCTGCGGCCACCCAGCTGCAGGTGCCAACACTGCTGAACATGTGCAGTGACTTCCTCATTCGGGAGATGGCTGTGGAGAACTGCGTGTACATCGCCAACATCTCAGCCACCTACAGCCTCAACCAGGTGAAAGACGCCACACGGAAATTCATCCGGGAAAACTTCCTGGAGTTCTCCAAGACTGACCAGTTCATGAAACTCCCCTTCGATCAGATCAATGAGTTGCTGATGGATGATGGCCTGCAGATACCCAGTGAGGTTGCAGCTTTCCAGATCGCTGTCAAGTGGCTGGAGTTTGACCCGAAACGGGTCCGCTATGCTGCTGACCTCCTGAGCAACATTCGATTTGGCACAATCTCAGCTCCGGACTTGGTCAACCATGTGCAACCTGTGCCACGCATGATGCAAGATCCACAATGCCACAAGCTCCTTGTGGATGCTATGAATTACCACCTGCTCCCTCACCAGCAAAACAGCCTTCAGTCTCGGAGAACCAGGATACGGGGAGGCCAGAGAGTGCTTGTCACAGTTGGGGGTCGTCCAGCTTTGACCGAGAAGGCTCTTAGCAGGGACATCAGCTACAGGGATGCAGAGGGAAACTGGAACAAGCTGACAGAGATGCCAGCAAAAAGTTTTAACCAGTGCGTTGTGGTGATGGATGGATTCATCTACATTGCGGGTGGTGAAGACCAAAACGATGCCAGGAACCAGGCCAAGCATGCCGTCAGCAGCCTGAACAG GTACGACCCCCGCTTCAACACCTGGCTGCACCTGGCCAGCATGCAGCACAGGAGGACGCACTTCAGCCTGAACGCCTGCGAAGGGCTCCTCTACGCTGTCGGAGGGCGCAACGCCGAGGGCGCTTTGGCATCTGTCGAGTGCTATGTCCCCACCACCAACAGCTGGCAGAGCAAGGCGAGCCTAGAGACACCCCGCTGCTGCCACGCCACCACTGTCATTGATGGCAAGCTCCTGGTCACCGGTGGCTACATCAGCCATGCCTATTCTCGCACAGTGTGCTGCTACGAGCCCAGCAGTGACACCTGGAGAGAGCAGGCAAggctcagcacccccagggGCTGGCACTGCGCAGCCACCGTGGCCAACCGAGCATACGTGCTGGGTGGGAGCCAGCTGGGTCCCCAGGGCGAGCGGGTGGACGTGATGTCCGTGGAGTGCTACAGCCCACTCACGGGGCAGTGGAGTTACATGGCACCCCTGCCCACGGGGGTCAGCACAGCTGGGGTGGCTTTGTTGGAGGGGCGCTTATGCCTGGTGGGTGGCTGGAACGAGAGTGGGAAGAGGTATCAGAAATGCGTGCAGTGCTACAATCCTGACCTCAATGAGTGGGTTGAGGACGAGGACCTCCCTGAGGCCACCGTGGGTGTCTCATGCTGCATCATCACCCTCCCACGCCCCCTGAGCTCCAGGTCCCGGGCCAGCTCTGtggcctcagcagcagccagcacataA
- the RPL11 gene encoding 60S ribosomal protein L11, translated as MAQDQGEKENPMRELRIRKLCLNICVGESGDRLTRAAKVLEQLTGQTPVFSKARYTVRSFGIRRNEKIAVHCTVRGAKAEEILEKGLKVREYELRKNNFSDTGNFGFGIQEHIDLGIKYDPSIGIYGLDFYVVLGRPGFSIADKKRRTGNIGAKHRIGKEEAMRWFQQKYDGIILPGK; from the exons CAAGACCAAGGTGAGAAGGAGAACCCCATGCGGGAGCTGCGCATCCGCAAGCTCTGCCTCAACATCTGCGTCGGGGAGAGCGGGGACAGGCTCACCCGGGCGGCCaaagtgctggagcagctgacGGGCCAGACCCCCGTCTTCTCTAAAG CACGGTACACTGTAAGATCCTTTGGAATCAGGAGAAATGAGAAGATTGCTGTTCATTGCACGGTTCGTGGGGCCAAAGCAGAGGAGATTCTGGAGAAGGGGTTGAAG GTGCGAGAATACGAGTtgagaaaaaataacttctcaGACACCGGGAACTTTGGCTTTGGAATCCAGGAGCACATCGATTTGGGAATTAAATATGATCCCAGTATTGGTATCTACGGCTTGGACTTTTATGTG GTGCTCGGCAGGCCTGGTTTCAGCATTGCTGACAAGAAACGCAGAACTGGCAACATTGGAGCCAAGCACagaattggaaaggaagaaGCCATGCGCTGGTTTCAGCAAAAG tATGATGGTATCATCCTTCCTGGTAAATGA